CCTACATCCGAATCTCCCAGCCTCAGCTTGTTCCGCCAGAGCCCTGTCTCGTCCAAACGACCTGAGGCGAGTTTCTGAGTTTTTAGAGGTACACTATATAATAGAGCAGGAGTCTGTTTCTCTTCAAATTGTAAAAATAGTAGAAATCCTTCTCTGACGAAAAAACACATGAAAAAACTTGACAACAACATGAACAACGAGGATAATTTGCTTTTATATATCGAAAATAGAGACGAGACGTTGTTGCCATCGGTGGTGAGGGCGAAGACGTTTCGCATTCGACCCTGGTCACCGAGGAGGAACGAATTTTTATGAATCACATTGCGACACGAACCGAGTTTGAAGCGTATGGCCTGAGGAAAGAGCTTCTGAACGCCTTGGCTGCTAAGGGATTTGATACCCCCATGCCTGTTCAGGAGCAGGTACTCTCCTCTCCTGATCGACAGGGGGATCTGATCGTCCAGGCCAGAACTGGGAGCGGAAAGACTCTGGGGTTCCTGCTTCCGCTTTTGAACGACCTTCCCCGCGAGACGACGACCCCCCAGATCCTGGTCCTCTCCCCTACCCGGGAGTTGGCCCAGCAGATCGCCGGAGAAGCTCAATGGCTTGGACGATACATGGGACTATCGACCGCATCCTTGGTCGGAGGAATGAATATGGAACGCCAAATCACCGATCTTCGTCGAGGAGCAGCTCTCGTCGTAGGGACGCCTGGTAGGACCCTCGACCACATTCGGAGAAGAACTCTGAGGACCGATGCAATCCACTCTATCGTCCTGGACGAAGGAGACACCATGCTGGATATGGGGTTTCGGGACGAGATAGAAGCCATCCTGGAGGCCATCCCATCAGAGCGAAGAATCTGGCTTTTCTCGGCCACCATGCCTAGCGAGGTGGCATCTCTGACTAAGCGCTACCTCACCGATCCAAGCTGGATAACCCTCTGCCACGACGAGGACCAGCACGAGGATATCACACATCGGGTCTACCTGGTCCCATCGGGCAAACGACTTGAGGGCCTCGTCAACGTCCTGCTCTGGGAGAATCCCGAGATGGGCCTGATCTTCTGTCACACGAAAGCCGGCACAGTGGAGACCATGGAGCGTCTCCAGGCAGAAGGCTTTGCAGCATCCGCCCTCCACGGCGACATGAGCCAACTCGAACGCAACAGCGTGATGAACGCCTTTCGTCAGGGACGTATCCCATTCCTGGTAGCCACAAATGTCGCAGCCAGGGGACTGGATGTCCAGGGAGTCTCCCACGTTATCCAGATCGGTCTACCGGATAACCTGGAGACCTTCGTCCATCGGAGCGGTCGAACTGGACGGGCCGGTCAGGAGGGACAGAACATCCTGGTACTCACCCCGAGAGAACGGGGCCGATTCAAGGCCATGCTCCGGGCATCGTCCATGGACCTGAACTGGGTCAACGTACCAGATATGGCCGAGATCGCCAAGGTCCAGAGAGGGCTTCAAGAAAGCGCCTTAGTGGACGGACCAGAACCTACGACCGATTCTTTGGCGTGGGCCAACGAGTTGTTGGATATGCTCCCCGCTCAAGACCTGGTGGCCCGCCTCTTGGGAAGTTACGTCAAGGGACTGCCCAACGGCTACGACCTTCGTAAAACACTCCAGGACGAGATCGAAAACCGGCGATCCTTCCGAAACTCCAGAGACAGGGACCGTCGCCCCAGAAGAAGCGATAATCCAAGAGGACGGTCCTCCTTTAGAGGACGAGCCAGATCCATCAAGCTCTCTAAAGGACGTATGGACGAGGATTGGTCCGTAGGGCGGATTTTGGCAACCCTGTGCCAGGCTCTGAACGTGGATCGAAGCGAAGTGGGCAATATCCGCATGAGAGACAGCCACACCGAGGTCGAGCTCGGCCCCTTGGCGTCGGACCGAATCAACGGTGACGGTGCCGTTCGACTAACCCAATGGGGGCTTCTGGATGGTCAGGACCATCGTTCCACCTCACCTTCTCGCCGTCACCGGGATCGATAGTGCCTGAAAGTTCCACCCACCCTAAAAAATGTCAAAAGAGCCCGAGGCATAGACCTCTAGCAGATCGTTGACAAATCCGCTCCGATGTTTATGCCCGAGATAAACATCGGAGCGGATTGTTTATTGCTCGCTCCAGTATAACGATGAGCTAAATCACTCTACACCTGTGTAACTTACTTTCCTACAAGAAGATATGCCAACAAAACAACTCTGTTTATTTTAAATAAATTTATTTAAAATAATAAATTACATCAAATTACAATTGTAAAATATCAATAGATCTTGTTGACAATCGTCAAAATAACATTATACTCAACAGAGTGATATCTCTAAAAAACACCTCTTTTCCGAGAAGGATCCCCCACCTACCCAGAACAGGGAAATAAAAAAGATGCTCAGACAACGAGAGATCTCAGGAAGACACCGATGTCAGGTGACAAGAAAAAACGGCAAAAGCGTCTTCGGAATACAAGAACCACATAGAGCTCAACTCTCAGGATAAGAGTATCCGTACATACAGAGTACCCGATACAGCAACCTATCCAATGGGACTTCATCTATGAAAGCAGACAATCTGATACTTCAAACCATCGAGAAAAACAGAGCCTGCATCGTCGGAAACCTCATCTATAACGTTGATCGGTTCTCGTTTCTGATGATGAACTCAGGTGTTACATAATCTCATACTAAAATGATGAAAAGAATCATCCTGATCAGAAAAACAATATTTAAATGTTAAAACAAAAGGATGACTGAGAATGTCAAGATTTTTAATTAAAAGATTGCTAACCATGATACCTGTGATTATCGGCGTAACTTTTATTGTGTTCTTTATTCTTAACCTATCTCCTGGAGACCCTGCAGCAATCATTCTGGGTGAGCAGGCAACAGAGGAAGCCCTGCAGATGAAGCGTGAGGAACTGCACCTGAACGATCCGCTTCTGAAGCGCTACGGGCGTTATATGTGGGATATGCTCCACGGCGACCTTGGCGTTTCATATAAGAACAGTATAAGCGTCTGGGATCAGGTCATCAGCAGATTCCCCAACACGGGCATCCTGGCAGTGACAGGGATTTCAGTCGCGCTGCTGATCGGCGTGCCCATCGGCATCATCTCGGCAAAAAAGCAATATTCGCTTATCGACAACGTGTCCATGGTCTTCGCTCTGATCGGCGTTGCCATGCCGAACTTCTGGTTCGGGCTCCTGGCGGTCATCGTTTTTTCTCTTACCTTAGGATGGCTTCCGTCTCAGGGAATGGGCGAGGGATTTATACCCCTTCTAAAGAGTCTTATTCTGCCCTCATTAACCTTGGGGACAGGATGCGCAGCAACTGTGACGAGAATGACGCGTTCCTCTATGCTTGAGGTTATCAGACAGGATTATATCAACACGGCGAGAGCAAAGGGGTTAAGCGAAAAGACAGTAACCTACCGCCATATGCTCAGGAACGCATTAATTCCCATCATCACTGCGACAGGCTTGCAGTTCGGCACCCTCTTAGGAGGCGCGATGCTGACAGAGACTATTTTCTCCTGGCCTGGTCTCGGACGGCTGATGGTCGATGCCATCAAGTCAAAGGATATTCCTCTTGTTTTGGGATCTATTATATTCATGGCAACGACATTCTCCATTGTCAACCTTATCGTTGATATTATTTATGCCTTCGTCGATCCACGTATCAAATCCCAATACAAGGGGAAGTAGGTGGGGTTTTATGAGAGAGAGAAAAAAAGGAAAAAAAGAACTTGAAAATGACTATTCACCTGTTGTAACGACGTCAGAGGAGCGTTCGTTGTGGCAGGAGGCTTGGAGACGCTTCAAAAAAAACAAAATGGCTATGCTCGGGCTGTACTTTATCCTCTTCCTGGTCCTGACATCGATCGTGACCATAGTTGTTGACATTGCCACAGATAAGGCATTTTATAACCATCACGTCATCAAACAATCTTTGAGACTTCGTTTACAGAAACCCAGCCTGTCGCATCCGTTCGGACTTGACGAATTCGGTCGCGACATGCTGCTGAGGATGCTCTGGGGTACCAGGTACTCTCTTTTCATGGGAACGCTCGCCATCCTTTTCTCCAGCGTTGTTGGCGGAGCTTTGGGTGCCGTCGCCGGGTATTACGGTAAACGGCTCGACAACGTCCTTATGAGATTTATGGATATTCTGTTGGCAATCCCGTCAATGCTATTAGCTATTGCCATAGTCGCCGCTTTGGGAACAAGTCTGACCAATGTTCTTATCGCAATAGGGGTCGCCTATGTTCCTATTTTCGCCAGAACAGTCAGAGCATCCGTGCTGATGGTGAGGGAACAGGAGTTTATCGAGGCAGCACGCAGCATCGGTTGTAACGATTTCACTATCATCTTCCAGTACATCGTACCTAATTCTCTCGCTCCCACAATCGTTCAGATCACGTTAGGCATTGCCGGTGCGATTCTTTCCATAGCGGGACTTTCTTTCCTTGGTCTGGGAATTCAGCCTCCCACACCGGAGTGGGGTGCGATGCTCTCCAACGCAAGGACGTATATCAGAGACGCGTGGCATATTACGATTATTCCCGGAATGGGCATCATGTTTACTATCCTCGCTCTCAACTTGATGGGCGACGGATTGCGCGATGCACTCGATCCCAGGCTGAAAAATTAACGGGTATCATGAGGAAGGCGGGAAAAACGTGTCAGAGAAGCTGCTGGAAGTAAAAAATTTACACATACATTACATAACAGATGACGGCCTTGTAAAAGCGTTAAACGGAGTCTCTATCGAAGTCGAAGAGGGCAGAACGCTCGGTCTCGTGGGCGAGACGGGCGCAGGAAAAACGACCCTTGCCAGAGGCATCCTGCGTCTGGTCCCTAACCCACCAGGTAAAATTATCAACGGTGAAGTGCTCTTCGAGGGGCGTGATCTTCTCAAGATCTCCAGGGAGGAGATGATGGAGGCACGAGGAAGGGATATCTCGATGATCTTCCAGGATCCTATGACCTCCCTCAATCCAGTGCTGACCGTCGGTGATCAGATTCTCGAGGTTATCGAGACTCACCATCATGAGATGACGCACGAAGAGACGGTCAAAAAGGCCAAGGACATGCTGGAGATGGTGGGAATCAGCAAACAACGATACGCAGACTATCCCCACCAGTTCTCCGGAGGCATGAAGCAGAGGGTCGTCATCGCCATTGCCCTGTCCTGCAAGCCGAAACTACTGATCGCAGACGAACCGACGACAGCTCTTGACGTGACAATTCAGGCGCAGATACTTGACATGATCAATCAACTCAAGAGAAAGGACAACACCTCGATGTTGCTGATCACGCACGATCTGGGCGTCGTCGCCCAGAACTGCGACGACGTGGCAATCATCTACGCCGGTGAGATCGTCGAGGTGGGACACATCAAAAACGTGTACAGGGATAAACTGCACCCTTACACTAACGGGCTGTTTGGCTCCGTTCCCTCGCTGACCTCAAACGAAAAACGGCTTCAGGCCATTGACGGCATGATACCGGATCCTACCAGTCTGCCCAGTGGCTGCAAGTTCGGTGAAAGATGCCCATATGTTATGGAACGCTGTAAACTCAACCTTCCAGAGTTAGTTGAATATAAATCCGGACACAGAGTGCGCTGTTTCAAATATTATGACAGGGGGAAATGAATATTGGCAAAGACGAATGAGATCTTACGAGTCGAACATCTCAAGAAATACTTTGACACCCCTGCCGGCACGCTTCATGCGGTAGACGATATCTCTTTCACCCTGAACGAGGGAAAGACTCTGGGCGTCGTGGGCGAGTCAGGTTGTGGCAAATCAACCATGGGACGAGCCATTCTGAGGCTGCATGAACCTACCTCAGGGAAGCTTTATTTCGAAGGCGAGAATATCCTCACCTACGATAAAAAAAAACTCAAGGCCCTCAGAAAAAACATGCAGATTATCTTCCAGGACCCTTTCGCCTCGCTTAATCCCAGGATGACCGTCGCGGAGGCCATCGCTGCCCCTCTGATCGTGCAGAATCTGTACAGCCGCAGGGACAAGGTCGGACTTCACAAGAAGGTCACCGAGTTTATGGATCTCGTCGGTCTGGCTCCCCGGCTCATCAACACCTATCCGCACGAGCTCGACGGTGGCAGAAGGCAGAGAATCGGCATCGCCAGAGCTCTGGCCCTTAGTCCTAAGTTCATCATATGTGACGAACCGGTCTCCGCACTGGACGTCTCCATTCAGGCTCAGATCCTCAATCTGATGCAGGACCTGCAGGATCAACTAGGCTTGACGTACATATTCATCACTCACGACCTTTCCGTGGTGAAGTTTTTCTCCGACGATATAATCGTCATGTATCTGGGACAGATGGTGGAAAAAGCGCCTTCCAGCCTGCTCTTTAAAAACCCGCGCCATCCTTACACCAGGGCACTTCTTTCGGCTATTCCCGTGCCCGATCCCGATTTGCCCATGCAGCGTATTACCCTCTCAGGAGAGATTACTTCGCCCATAAACCCAGTGCCGGGCTGTCGTTTTGCCAAGCGCTGTCCTTACGTCTGTGACAAGTGTACCGCCCAGGATATGAAGCTGGTTGAGATTGAAAAAGACCACTTTATCAGCTGCGTTATGGCTCAGGGTTCTCCATATTTAAATTAAAAGCTGAATAGCTTTTAATTTTTAACAACGGACCTCTTCGAGGTCCGAATTCAACGAAGTCGAAGGGAGACAGAAGAGATGAAGAGTTTCAGCAAGAGTTTTTGGTGTACTGTCCTTGCATCGCTGCTCACCATATCTATCGCAGCCTGCGGCTGTGCGGTGGGGAAGGAGTACAAGGACACAATTGTCTGGGGACAGGGTGCGGATGTAACATCGCTTGATCCGCATCAGGGGAAGGAAACCCCCGCTGTAACAGTTACCTGTCAGATTTTCGACACTTTGACGGCTGTCGATTCCGCGACCGGTAAAGTACAACCTCAAATCGCCAAAAGCTGGGAACAAGTCGACGAAGTCACCTATATTTTCCATTTGAGGGACGACGTCAAATTCCACGACGGCAGCGCCTTAAAGGCCTCGGACGTCAAATTCTCGCTCGACAGAGCGATCGCCTCCTCCTCCGTGTCGTATATTGTCGACTTCATCAAGGAGGTCAAGGTCAAAGACGACTACACGGTTGAAATCGTCCTTCACGCTCCATACGCTCCCACGTTGAGGAACCTCGCCGTGCCGTTCGCCGCGATCATTCCTCAGAAGGTTGTCGAAAAAGATGAGGAAGCCTTCAAACTTCATCCCGTAGGTTCCGGCCCCTACAAGTTTGTGGAGTGGAAACCAGGCGAGATGGTCAAGCTCACGGCCTTTGACGATTACATGGACGGTACACCTGCGACGCCCAATCTCATCATGAAGGTCGTCCCCGAAACGGCTCAGAGACTGATCGCCCTTGAGACCGGCGACCTGGATATCTCCTACGAGCTCGGCCCCAACGACGTCAAAAGAGCCCGCGAAAACGATGAGATCGTCGTCCTCGAGGCTCCCAGTCTTTCCTGCTGGTATATCTCCATGAACATGAACAAGAAGCCTTACGACAATCCCAAGGTCAGAGAGGCGATAAACTACGCAATTGACCGTAAACTTATCGTTGAGACCATCATGTCCGGCAACGGCCAGGCGGCTGACGCCATCATCGCTCCGGCGGTGTTCGGCTACCACCCTTCCGGCGTATACGAATACGATCCTGAAAAGGCTAAGGCTCTTCTGAAGGAAGCCGGCTATGAAAATGGTTTCAAGACCACCCTGTGGGTGAACGACAATCAATCCAGAATCGAAATCTGCCAGGCTGTTCAGGCCATGCTTCTGGACATCGGCATCGAATGCTCCGTCGAGGTGATGGAATTCGGTTCCTTCATCCAGAAGACCACTGCCGGAAAGCACGATATGGGATTCTTCGGCTGGACCACGTCATCCAGAGACGGCGACTACACCTACTATTCGCTTGAGCACTCCAGCAAGCAAGGCGCTTCAGGAAACCGCTCCTTTATCCATGACCCTGAAGTTGACAAACTTGTGGAGGCTGGCAGAACCATCTCCGATCCTGACAAGAGAAAAGACATCTACAAGGACCTTGCCATACTGTTGAGGAAGATCAACAACAATGCCCCTCTCTACTACTCCAGTATCAACGTTGGAGCACGTACAGGCATTGAAGGGTTCGTGATCGATCCCGTCGGGTATCACAACCTCGATACCGTAAGGATCCCTAAGTAATTCAACTGGTACTCCTTGAAACAAAGGGCCTGCAAGGGTAAAACGAAAAAATAAATGAGTATCCCGTAAAAAAAGTCCATAGCGATTGCCTCTTGTTCGGTAAACAGTAACGCGAATCCTGCAGGAGTGAATCGCTATGGATTTTTATTCCGCATTCAAAGGTCAATTGACCTTTGACATAGAACAAAGGAGTGATTGGAATGAGACTGGAGAACGTCACCTGGCCGCAGGCGGAGAGATATTTCAAGAAAAATGACATCGTGCTCATCACAGTCGGAAGCTGCGAGTGCCACGGCAGGCATATGCCCTTGGGCACGGACACATTGATTCCCAACAGGATTTTAGAGTTGATTGAAGAAAAAAGCGATGTGATGATCGCCCCCACAATACCCTACGGCGCGACGCAAGCGCTGGCGTGCTATCCCGGCACGATCGACATCGGCAATCAGCTGCTCTACGATCTCTTAAAGGCCGTCATGGATAACCTCTATCGCCAGGGCGTCCGGAAATTCGTAATTCTCAACGGCCATGGCGGCAACATCAAGCCTATTGAGAGTGCCGGCTTCGATTTCGAGAAAAAAGGCTGCCTTGTGGCACTGCTTAACTGGTGGCTTATGGCGTGGGACATGAACCCCGCATGGAAAGGCGGACACGGCGGTGGTGAGGAAACCGCCGCCATCATGGCAGTGAACCCCGATTTGATCGACAAAAGCGAGATCGGGGGGCCGTTGAAATTCATCGACCTCTCCGATGAGCTCGAGACCACCGGCTTCAGATCCGTCAAATACAAGGGCGTCAACATCGAGATCATGCGTTCCGTCGATCAGGTAACCTCCACGGGCGGCTGGATCGGCCCAGATCACCCCAATACTGCCACAGAGGAATGGGGGGTTGAAATGCTGCAAACCTGCGCCGACTACGTCGTCGACTTCATGGAAGAGTTCCGCAAACTCGATCTCGATCAAAAACGACCTCAATAGCTCATATACACAAAGAATACTACAAGACTGAAAAAAACATCGCCACAGGCGGAATTCCTCGCGCTGCGTGACTCAACTTTAAATAACGAAATAGGTGAAATATATGAATTACTCAAGCGGCTTGTTTCCACTGGAAGCGACGGTCGAGAAAGAGAATAAACTCTTCGAAAAGCTGTGCCCCAACGCCAATTGGGATTTTTTTCTGTCAGGAAGATGCGGCATCTATCATTGCCTTCTCGATATCGTAAAAAACGACAAGAAAAAGGTCGCCTACCTGCCTTTATATACCTGCGAGACGGTGGTGGCACCCTTCGTGAAAGCAGGATACTCGCTTCGTTTTTACCCCTTCGACAGAAATATGCGACCGCTCTTTTCTGAAGATATCCTGGACGAAATAAGCCTGATCTCCATCTGCGGCTACTACGGTTTCTCCAATTACGACAGGGACTTCGTGAGAAAATGCAAAACACGCGGCATTACTGTCATGGAGGATATAACCCATTCAGTGCTCTCCGCAGACGCTATCGATGAAAACTGCGACTACGCAGCCGGAAGCCTGCGTAAGTGGATGGGAGTCGCCTGCGGCGGCTTTGCGATGAAAAAAAACAGCAACTTCTCAAATACACCCATGAAGCCTCACGAACAACATTTACTGTTGAGATATGAAGCCATAGAACAGGACAGCGCCGATCTCTTCTGGGAAGGAGAGATGCTCTTGAGGCGTATTTTCGACGACTACGGCAGTGATGAGAAATCCGTGTATATCATGAAATACGCCGACATTCCAACCATCTGCCGCAAAAGACGCGAGAACTACCAGTGTCTTCTGGAGCATGTCAAAGAGAGTGAAAATATCAGGATCGTCTTTCCCGTCCTCGACGAGAAGACCGTTCCCAGCCACTTTACCGTCTACGCCAAAGAAAGAAAAAATGTCCAGGCCCATCTGGAAGCTCTGGACATCAAATGCAAAATTTTTTGGCCTCAGGGGCCCTACATCGATTTGACCGATCAGCAGGACACTGCATATCTCTACAGTCACGTCATGAGCCTGCCATGCGATCAGCACCGCTCCCTGGAGGACATGAGAACTATAGCTGAGGTATTGAATAGCTGTTCATAGAATTTTTGCTGGCCTCTTCACGCAAATTGACACGGTAGATCTTTTCACCCATGATTGCGTAGTGTGCGTCCAAACAGAGACATGAGTTCTCCAGACCGCCTTCCTTGAGGACGTTGAAAATGGCTTTATGAGCCTCGTAGTTGTTCTTGTGGCTGACAGCGTATTTATTGTCGCACGGTGCCTGAAAGACGTCGGCACCCAGTTTCTGCGCTCTCTTCACAGTCAGAAACATAGCTCCATTGAGAGGACTGAGCATTTGCCACATTTTTGTTAAAAGAGATATTCCCCCCATGTTCACAATCTGGTAGTGAAACATCTCATCTGCGGCGATAATGGCTGTGAGAGAGTTTTCCTCACATGCTTTTTTCATCCGTTCTAGAGCAATGTCCATCTTAAAGATCGCCTCGCCGCTGAAGTGCCCGCCGCAACGCTCCAGAGCGATCTTCTCAAGGCTGCCCCGTATAAAAAAAATCTCATAGGCGTCCTTGGGCGATAGAGTCCTGACGGAGCACCCCTTGTTCGTTTTGTAGTCGACAAGCCCCTCAAACATCAGTGTTTTCAGTGCATCACGCACCGGTCCCCGACTGACGTCCATCTCTTTGGCGACTTCAAGCTCCACTATTTTGTCATTGGGCTGCAACTCACCATTCAGAATTTTATTTCTGAGATAAACCTCAACTTTTTTCGAAAGAGTTATTTTGGAGCCCATACCATGCCCCTCCCTGGCGTTATTTTAAATACCTGTAAACACTGTACGTCCTCTGTCCTACCTGCGGTTTTTTCCATAAATAAGGAGAGGAAGAAGGGGCTTCTTTCCCCTGCAAATCCTTCTTCCTGCTGCTTTTACGAATTTCCTTCCATGACGGTTTAAAGAGAGACCACACCACAGTCTTCAGAAGAAACCCATTCCTTTTCAGATATATCATTATAACCAGTATTATACCGTTCTATCCTAAAGGGAGAAGGATACAAACAATACGTTGAGTTTGAAGACCAGTCTTCAGGCTCTTTTGACGTTTTTTTGACCCTTTCATTCTAGAATATCTCATGATCTTGAATCAACAGACTTCAAGAAGAGGGGAGCATGTAGGATGAACATACAACTGACCGTGAACGACCACTTCAGATCAGTGGAAATATCTCCAGCCGACCGACTCCTGGATCTCCTTCGAAATATGGGGCTTACCAGCGTCAAGGAGGGATGCTCTGAAGGGGAGTGCGGCGCATGCACCGTGATCATGGACGGTCGAGCTGTAACCTCCTGCACGGTCATGGCTTTTCAGGCTCAGGACTCAGAGATCATAACTTTAGAGGGGCTGGCACCGTCAGGAGAGCTGGACACGATCCAGCAGGCCTTTGTGGACAACGACGCCCTCCAATGTGGCTTCTGCAGCCCCGGTATGATCATGTCCATCAAGGCTCTTCTCATGGAGAAGTCCAACCCCACGGAAGAGCAAGCACGTCGGGCCATTGAGGGGAATATCTGCCGCTGTACAGGCTACGTCCCCATCGTCCAGGCCATCATGGACGCAGCAGAGAGGCTCCGCCATGCAGGCTGAGTCTCCCACGTCGATTGAGCAGCTCACAAAAATCCTATCGAATGCCGACGATGACACCAGACTCATCGCCGGTGGAACCGATCTGGTTCTGTACCTGAGGCAACACCCCGCGCTGAATTTTTATCTGGTGAATCTTATGGGGATCCCTGAGCTCTCAATAATGAAAGAGGAAGGGGATGTGCTGTCAATCGGTGCAACGACTCTCCACGCACAGCTTGAGCTATCTGAAATTGTGTACCATCACGCCAGAGCCTTATCATTGGCCGCTGCATCAGTGGGTTCACCACAGATACGCAACAGAGGCACCATCGGAGGGAACCTGGCTCATGCTTCGGGAGCGGCCGATACTGTCCCAGCTTTGTCCTGCCTTGAGGCAAGGGTCGTGATCGAGGACGTTCGAGGAAACACATCGCTCCACCCCGTTTGCGAATGTATCGCAGGACGAAATAAGACGATCCTTCGGCCGGATCAATACATACGATCGTTTCAAGTTCCTCTTCGGCCTCACGGCTACTCGGATTTTGCAAAGGTGGGGAGTCGTCGGGCCGTGACGATATCCAAAATCAACCTGGCCCTCAGTATTGACGATCCGAGAAATATATCCTCTCCGGTCAGATTGTACGTTGGTGCCATTGCCCCAAGCCCCACCCGCTCTCCTGAAGGAGAAAAAGAGATATCGGCCCTGCTCAGGGGATCGGGAAACAAACGAGACTTTCTGGACGCTCTCTCCGAAACGGTCGAGCGGACCATTCCTACACGATCTTCCATGAAATATAAGAGAACCGCAATCCGAGGTCTGGGCGACGATATATGGATTCGTCTCGAGGAGGTTTTGCTATGACCAGTACGTGCAGGAACGTCGAAACCGAACAACTCCCTACATTCCCGGTGAACTTCCCCTCCATGACCGATGAGTGCAAATACGTAGGGCACGATGTACAGAGAAACGACATCGTTGAGAAATGCACCGGACGTCTCCGATACCTGGCCGACCGGCCAGATGGGGGCGTCGTTCATGCGCGACATATCCTCAGCTCCGTTGCCAACGGCAGAGTCATATCGATAGATCCGACCGAAGCGTTGAAAGTCCCGGGCGTCATCAAGGTTTACACCCCAGCGGATGATCCCGGCGAGACATACAACAGCGCCATCTTCCTGCCCGACCAGGTTGACCTTCGAGACGAGCGCGTCTTTACAGACCGACCGATTTTTGTTGGAGATGTCATCGGCGCTGTGGTCGCTGAGACCGACCACGCTGCTCGAGTTGCAGCTTCTCTGGTGCAGATTCAGTATGAAACCTACGACCCCGTGATCGATATGGTAGCAGCTCTCGAGGCTCCGTCGTTCCGGGAAGGCTTCCCCCAGGTCCTTGAGGGCTGCATCTCTTATGGTGACGGACCACCCAAAAACGCAATTCACTTTGAAAGCACCGTGACCACTCCCAAGATCCACCACAGCGCCATGGAAAACCACATCTGTCAGGCTTCCCTAGAGTATGGAGATGTCCTACTGGTCGAATCTCCCTGTCAGATGATCTTCACGATTCGCTACGTCCTCTCCGAGCTGTTTCACAGACCGATCAACCGGATACGGGTAGTCAAGTCTCCTATGGGCGGGACATTTGGAGCGAAGCAGGAGGTCTTGCTTGAACCGGCCTGTGCCCTGATAGCAATGGACCTTGCCCGCCCAGTCCGCCTCTCCATGGATCGCAGAGAAACCATCATCGGTACCCGAACCAGAGCCGCCACACGAGGAACCGTCACCACGTTCGTCGACAAAGAGGGGAACTTCCTCCACCGGGATATACGATCCATCACGGACGCCGGCGCATATACCTCGGGGGGACACAGAGTCACTATGGCGATGGGGAAAAAAGC
This genomic interval from Dethiosulfovibrio peptidovorans contains the following:
- a CDS encoding peptide-binding protein; protein product: MKSFSKSFWCTVLASLLTISIAACGCAVGKEYKDTIVWGQGADVTSLDPHQGKETPAVTVTCQIFDTLTAVDSATGKVQPQIAKSWEQVDEVTYIFHLRDDVKFHDGSALKASDVKFSLDRAIASSSVSYIVDFIKEVKVKDDYTVEIVLHAPYAPTLRNLAVPFAAIIPQKVVEKDEEAFKLHPVGSGPYKFVEWKPGEMVKLTAFDDYMDGTPATPNLIMKVVPETAQRLIALETGDLDISYELGPNDVKRARENDEIVVLEAPSLSCWYISMNMNKKPYDNPKVREAINYAIDRKLIVETIMSGNGQAADAIIAPAVFGYHPSGVYEYDPEKAKALLKEAGYENGFKTTLWVNDNQSRIEICQAVQAMLLDIGIECSVEVMEFGSFIQKTTAGKHDMGFFGWTTSSRDGDYTYYSLEHSSKQGASGNRSFIHDPEVDKLVEAGRTISDPDKRKDIYKDLAILLRKINNNAPLYYSSINVGARTGIEGFVIDPVGYHNLDTVRIPK
- a CDS encoding creatininase; the protein is MRLENVTWPQAERYFKKNDIVLITVGSCECHGRHMPLGTDTLIPNRILELIEEKSDVMIAPTIPYGATQALACYPGTIDIGNQLLYDLLKAVMDNLYRQGVRKFVILNGHGGNIKPIESAGFDFEKKGCLVALLNWWLMAWDMNPAWKGGHGGGEETAAIMAVNPDLIDKSEIGGPLKFIDLSDELETTGFRSVKYKGVNIEIMRSVDQVTSTGGWIGPDHPNTATEEWGVEMLQTCADYVVDFMEEFRKLDLDQKRPQ
- a CDS encoding DegT/DnrJ/EryC1/StrS aminotransferase — encoded protein: MNYSSGLFPLEATVEKENKLFEKLCPNANWDFFLSGRCGIYHCLLDIVKNDKKKVAYLPLYTCETVVAPFVKAGYSLRFYPFDRNMRPLFSEDILDEISLISICGYYGFSNYDRDFVRKCKTRGITVMEDITHSVLSADAIDENCDYAAGSLRKWMGVACGGFAMKKNSNFSNTPMKPHEQHLLLRYEAIEQDSADLFWEGEMLLRRIFDDYGSDEKSVYIMKYADIPTICRKRRENYQCLLEHVKESENIRIVFPVLDEKTVPSHFTVYAKERKNVQAHLEALDIKCKIFWPQGPYIDLTDQQDTAYLYSHVMSLPCDQHRSLEDMRTIAEVLNSCS
- a CDS encoding GntR family transcriptional regulator translates to MGSKITLSKKVEVYLRNKILNGELQPNDKIVELEVAKEMDVSRGPVRDALKTLMFEGLVDYKTNKGCSVRTLSPKDAYEIFFIRGSLEKIALERCGGHFSGEAIFKMDIALERMKKACEENSLTAIIAADEMFHYQIVNMGGISLLTKMWQMLSPLNGAMFLTVKRAQKLGADVFQAPCDNKYAVSHKNNYEAHKAIFNVLKEGGLENSCLCLDAHYAIMGEKIYRVNLREEASKNSMNSYSIPQL
- a CDS encoding (2Fe-2S)-binding protein — protein: MNIQLTVNDHFRSVEISPADRLLDLLRNMGLTSVKEGCSEGECGACTVIMDGRAVTSCTVMAFQAQDSEIITLEGLAPSGELDTIQQAFVDNDALQCGFCSPGMIMSIKALLMEKSNPTEEQARRAIEGNICRCTGYVPIVQAIMDAAERLRHAG